A genome region from Haloactinospora alba includes the following:
- a CDS encoding DUF2786 domain-containing protein, with translation MTAKDRQKMIERVRGLLRMAEDTSVTDAESQAFTAKAAELMTRHAIAEAEARAQRGEDPESVTRMDFPVSGVGGHGKARVKALAGIAAAYGCQSAVRGNTSANTERTLIIVGTATALDALRVLLPSITMQMEASAKFTTRNHVADLREMRNYDRSTLTTERNRFYRSFIRAYGYAVAERIREFRSRLREDPSQAGADSEEGGEAGQEESKQGAEVVLRTDVDRVREDFQRRFPELPQTRPERTHHRGGARAGYIRGRRAELGSAGTAVGQGGNSELSDGE, from the coding sequence ATGACAGCCAAAGATCGTCAGAAGATGATCGAGCGGGTCCGAGGTCTCCTTCGCATGGCGGAGGACACCTCGGTTACTGATGCCGAGAGCCAGGCATTCACCGCCAAAGCAGCCGAACTCATGACCCGCCACGCCATCGCGGAGGCCGAGGCGCGTGCGCAGCGTGGTGAGGATCCCGAATCCGTCACCCGGATGGACTTCCCCGTCTCCGGCGTGGGCGGACACGGCAAGGCGCGGGTCAAGGCGCTGGCAGGCATCGCCGCGGCGTACGGCTGCCAGTCGGCGGTGCGCGGCAACACCTCCGCCAACACCGAACGTACGCTGATCATCGTGGGCACCGCCACAGCCCTCGACGCGCTGCGGGTGTTGCTCCCCTCGATCACGATGCAGATGGAAGCGTCCGCGAAGTTCACGACACGCAACCACGTGGCGGACCTACGGGAGATGCGCAACTACGACCGGTCGACACTAACCACGGAGCGTAACCGGTTCTACCGTTCGTTCATCCGGGCCTACGGGTACGCGGTGGCGGAGCGCATCCGCGAGTTCCGCAGCCGGCTGCGCGAGGATCCGTCCCAGGCCGGCGCCGACTCCGAGGAGGGCGGCGAGGCCGGCCAGGAGGAGTCGAAACAGGGCGCGGAGGTCGTGTTGCGCACGGATGTGGACCGAGTGCGCGAGGACTTCCAACGGCGGTTCCCGGAACTACCGCAAACCCGGCCGGAGCGTACACACCATCGCGGCGGCGCGCGGGCTGGCTACATCCGCGGACGCCGGGCCGAGTTGGGCTCGGCGGGCACCGCGGTCGGCCAGGGCGGCAATTCCGAACTGTCCGATGGTGAGTGA
- a CDS encoding PPOX class F420-dependent oxidoreductase codes for MSTATPLTSFRGQRTALLSTYGEDGTSVDTPVNIALDNGRVLFCAWEDSDRAQRLRRNPVADLRPCTSRGRPSGNPVHGRARQLEGAEAQRAARILRRRHPMSQRWSAPISERLLRYRMLYYALAPDHDEEVQSVEGWPD; via the coding sequence ATGTCCACAGCCACTCCCCTCACCTCGTTCCGCGGCCAGAGAACAGCGCTACTGAGCACGTACGGCGAGGACGGCACGTCCGTCGACACACCCGTCAACATCGCCCTGGACAACGGCCGCGTCCTCTTCTGCGCCTGGGAGGACTCGGACCGGGCCCAACGGCTGCGCCGGAACCCGGTCGCCGACCTGCGTCCCTGCACCTCGCGCGGACGCCCCTCCGGGAACCCCGTCCACGGCCGGGCGCGGCAGCTGGAGGGTGCCGAGGCCCAACGCGCCGCCCGGATACTCCGACGCCGCCACCCCATGTCACAACGGTGGTCCGCGCCGATCTCCGAACGGCTGCTGCGGTACCGCATGCTGTACTACGCGTTGGCCCCGGACCACGACGAGGAGGTCCAGAGCGTCGAGGGCTGGCCCGACTGA
- a CDS encoding NUDIX hydrolase, translated as MSAGDGDGWVFLPDGTRRWGRYGASGLLLCGRDVAGIGHILLQHRSWWSHHGNTWGLPGGALDSGESPVQGALREFREEVAGELGEITVTGIHRQEHTVWRYDTVLAQAAEKRAFSPGSAESADIRWVRADRVESLPLLPAFRRIWPEARAALERHPVLVVDAHTASARLGGARELRASLAALARHGVPGRAVPQHLPQAPLHRWFPRVLLAVDGAAPTAPPEAGVEVVTGYGTSSAVENALNSGGSPALVVTRDEAAVGGEQNGVRVLPPEWLRELSVSDSQGT; from the coding sequence GTGAGCGCAGGTGACGGGGACGGTTGGGTGTTCCTGCCCGACGGAACGCGGCGGTGGGGGCGGTACGGAGCCTCCGGGCTGTTGCTGTGCGGACGGGACGTGGCCGGAATCGGCCACATCCTGTTGCAGCACCGTTCGTGGTGGAGCCACCACGGCAACACCTGGGGACTGCCCGGCGGGGCGCTGGACAGCGGCGAGTCCCCGGTCCAGGGGGCGCTGCGGGAGTTCCGCGAGGAGGTCGCCGGGGAACTGGGCGAGATCACCGTGACCGGCATCCACCGTCAGGAGCACACGGTCTGGCGCTACGACACGGTCCTGGCGCAGGCTGCGGAAAAGCGGGCGTTCTCCCCGGGGAGCGCGGAGAGCGCGGACATCCGGTGGGTCCGGGCCGACCGGGTCGAGAGCCTGCCGCTGCTGCCCGCCTTCCGTCGGATCTGGCCGGAGGCGCGCGCGGCGCTCGAACGGCACCCGGTCCTGGTTGTGGACGCGCACACCGCCAGCGCGCGGCTGGGTGGCGCGCGGGAGTTGCGCGCTTCGCTCGCCGCCCTCGCCCGGCACGGTGTTCCGGGTAGGGCCGTCCCCCAGCACCTGCCGCAGGCACCGTTGCACCGGTGGTTCCCGCGGGTGCTGCTCGCTGTGGACGGCGCCGCGCCGACCGCGCCTCCCGAAGCCGGGGTGGAGGTCGTGACCGGGTACGGCACCAGCTCAGCGGTGGAGAACGCCCTGAACAGCGGCGGTTCCCCGGCGTTGGTGGTCACACGGGATGAGGCCGCCGTGGGCGGCGAGCAGAACGGCGTCCGGGTGCTCCCCCCGGAGTGGCTGCGGGAACTCTCCGTTTCGGACTCCCAGGGCACGTGA
- the dnaN gene encoding DNA polymerase III subunit beta — translation MEFRVDRDELAAAVSWAARALPSRPAMPVLAGMKLELPGTGTAQLRASAFDFDLSAQATATVEAQSGGTVLVPGKLLVDILRNVPPGPVTARHESDRVTFASGGAQFTMLTLPVTDYPSLPELPPATGHVTGGGFATAVGQVRPAASRDDTLAMLTGVHLSWSGEELSLAATDRYRLAMRELTWSPAAPWSTGSALVPARSLQEAVRSLSSDSSVAVALSGGGGAEDTRSRGSGMIGFADGGWHTTSRLLDSEFVSYASRFPTDIAACAEARTASLAEGVKRVALVADRSTPLRMSFSPEEVVLEAGSGEDAQAREAVPVTYDGEPMRVAFNPEYVLDGLGAVTTDSVRLDLTTPTKPAVISEPPAAGEERSRFRYLVMPLRVA, via the coding sequence GTGGAATTCCGTGTGGACCGGGACGAACTGGCGGCGGCGGTCTCGTGGGCGGCCCGGGCGCTTCCGAGCCGGCCGGCCATGCCGGTTCTCGCCGGGATGAAGCTGGAACTGCCCGGGACGGGAACGGCGCAGCTGCGGGCCTCGGCGTTCGACTTCGACCTGTCCGCACAGGCCACCGCGACGGTCGAGGCGCAGAGCGGCGGTACGGTGCTCGTCCCCGGGAAACTGCTGGTGGACATCCTCCGCAACGTGCCGCCCGGACCGGTGACCGCGCGCCACGAGAGCGACCGGGTCACGTTCGCCTCCGGCGGGGCGCAGTTCACGATGCTCACGCTTCCGGTGACGGACTATCCCTCGCTGCCGGAGCTGCCGCCCGCTACGGGGCACGTGACGGGCGGGGGGTTCGCCACTGCCGTGGGCCAGGTGCGTCCGGCGGCGAGCAGGGACGACACGCTCGCGATGCTCACCGGCGTACACCTCTCCTGGTCGGGAGAGGAACTGTCCCTGGCCGCCACCGACCGTTACCGCCTCGCGATGCGGGAGCTCACCTGGAGTCCCGCGGCCCCCTGGTCCACGGGGTCGGCGCTGGTTCCCGCCCGTTCGCTGCAGGAGGCCGTCCGCTCGTTGTCGTCCGACTCCTCGGTCGCCGTCGCGCTGTCGGGCGGCGGTGGTGCGGAGGACACGCGGTCCCGCGGATCGGGAATGATCGGCTTCGCCGACGGCGGCTGGCACACCACCAGCCGGTTGCTCGACAGCGAGTTCGTCTCCTACGCGTCCCGTTTCCCCACCGACATCGCGGCCTGTGCCGAGGCGCGCACCGCGTCGTTGGCCGAGGGGGTGAAGCGGGTGGCACTGGTGGCGGACCGGAGCACGCCACTGCGCATGTCGTTCTCCCCGGAGGAGGTCGTGCTGGAGGCGGGGTCCGGGGAGGACGCGCAGGCGCGGGAGGCGGTACCGGTCACCTACGACGGTGAGCCCATGCGGGTCGCGTTCAACCCCGAGTACGTGCTCGACGGTCTCGGCGCGGTCACCACCGACAGTGTGCGACTGGACCTCACGACCCCGACCAAGCCGGCCGTGATCTCCGAGCCGCCGGCTGCCGGGGAGGAACGCTCGCGGTTCCGGTACCTGGTGATGCCGCTACGCGTGGCGTGA